One Mycolicibacterium parafortuitum DNA segment encodes these proteins:
- a CDS encoding haloacid dehalogenase type II translates to MCIRALAFDVFGTVVDWRSSIIAELTAFGREHGVDADWARFADDWRAGYAPAMDRVRRGELPWTPIDDLHRGRLTELLDGAGIAVDDAAIDHLNRAWHRLLPWPDAVAGLERLKRRYTIATLSNGNVSLLTNMAARAGLPWDSVLSAEMFGHYKPDREVYLGAARALDVAPAELMLVAAHPSDLRAARDAGLHTAYVHRPLEYGAGRDRSRPAAEEFDVTAEDFGDLADQLDA, encoded by the coding sequence ATGTGCATCAGAGCGCTGGCCTTCGACGTGTTCGGCACTGTCGTGGACTGGCGCTCCAGCATCATCGCCGAGCTCACCGCATTCGGCCGCGAGCACGGGGTCGACGCGGACTGGGCACGGTTCGCCGACGACTGGCGCGCCGGGTACGCCCCGGCGATGGACCGGGTGCGCCGTGGTGAGCTGCCGTGGACACCGATCGACGATCTGCATCGCGGCAGGCTCACCGAGCTGCTCGACGGTGCCGGGATCGCGGTCGACGACGCCGCGATCGACCACCTGAACCGGGCGTGGCACCGGCTGCTGCCGTGGCCTGACGCCGTCGCCGGGCTGGAACGGCTGAAGCGGCGCTACACGATCGCGACGTTGTCCAACGGCAACGTGTCGCTGCTGACCAACATGGCCGCCCGTGCGGGCCTGCCGTGGGACAGCGTGCTGTCGGCGGAGATGTTCGGGCATTACAAACCGGACCGTGAGGTGTACCTGGGTGCGGCGCGCGCCCTCGACGTCGCGCCTGCCGAACTGATGCTCGTCGCCGCCCACCCGTCCGATCTGCGGGCGGCCCGCGATGCCGGTCTGCACACGGCCTATGTGCACCGTCCGCTCGAGTACGGTGCCGGTCGCGACAGATCCCGTCCGGCCGCAGAGGAATTCGATGTCACGGCAGAGGATTTCGGTGACCTCGCCGATCAACTCGACGCCTGA
- a CDS encoding TetR/AcrR family transcriptional regulator, protein MPYTASRGPGRPPAAKAAETRERILRAAREVFSELGYDAATFQAIAIRADLTRPAINHYFASKRVLWSEVVEQVNATVLTEGVVRAREQTTLVDRLTAFLSVATQAHSEDRSAAAFLVTSVLESQRHPELGNDEHDAMKNSRAFVSWAVNDAIARGELSGDTDVDHLVEMLVAVVWGMGFYAGFVGDRSDLSAVVHKLELLLANKLWNVAD, encoded by the coding sequence GTGCCGTATACGGCTAGTCGAGGCCCAGGACGTCCTCCCGCAGCGAAGGCAGCTGAAACCCGGGAGCGCATTTTGCGCGCCGCTCGCGAAGTGTTCAGCGAACTCGGGTACGACGCTGCGACGTTCCAGGCGATCGCCATTCGCGCCGATCTCACCAGACCCGCAATCAACCACTACTTCGCGAGCAAACGCGTTCTGTGGTCGGAGGTGGTCGAGCAGGTGAACGCGACCGTCCTCACCGAGGGCGTCGTGCGGGCCCGCGAGCAGACGACGCTCGTGGACCGGCTGACCGCCTTCCTGTCGGTTGCCACCCAGGCCCACTCCGAAGACCGCTCCGCGGCGGCGTTCCTGGTCACGTCCGTGCTGGAGTCCCAGCGCCATCCCGAGCTCGGCAACGACGAGCACGACGCGATGAAGAACTCGCGCGCGTTCGTATCGTGGGCGGTCAACGACGCCATCGCTCGCGGGGAGCTCAGCGGTGACACCGACGTCGACCACCTCGTCGAGATGCTGGTCGCGGTGGTCTGGGGGATGGGCTTCTATGCCGGGTTCGTCGGTGACCGCTCCGACCTGAGCGCCGTCGTACACAAACTCGAGCTGCTGCTGGCCAACAAGCTCTGGAACGTCGCCGACTAG
- a CDS encoding FUSC family protein — translation MRTAGAGARTRIADRIARRDPDRDALRRALRAALVVPVAGGLSFALAGGSSQTPMFTIFGSVALLVFSDFPGNRQNRAVAYLGLGFNGCVLITLGTLVAPHPWPAVAAMFALGVAVTFSGVLSETLAAGQRATLLTFVLPACTPPGPVGERLLGWAIALAVCVPAALFVLPPRHHGQLRRRAARACATLADRLDGDATAEDVTRAMDALRETFLGADFRPVGLTAGSRALVRVVDDLEWVADRTGSSTGVFLRDKDAVVRVLRAAARVLSITRPADREMARAELEAALLALRTAARGRWREDLDEILGCADDDEAVAFGRDLLRRRTIAATVIATGRIIAVAAAADARPVWARALGRQLPPTGASDRLLPETVAAAEITTGFLENRSVAVRNSLRTGLGLALAVAVTHVFPVEHGFWVVLGALSVLRSSALTTGTRVWRAVVGTGIGFLLGALLIGLVGVNPVVLWILMPLAVFGSAYVPEIASFTAAQAAFTMMVLIFFNLIVPTGWEVGLIRVEDVFVGAMVGVVVSVLMWPRGATASVTRAIDSARFVAARYLRAAVLRVTRGAYEGRNDEVVTLGHQALDASRVIDDAVRQYLSEGSGETDFRAPVVRSFNRATRLRSAADLIADIPTPPPLGAYPKVRAVLESHVDAICRRVAGEPTGHRVPISEDFVRTLRAEAIPDDLGVAAALPLLTAAAVIGELELIYPWDPEES, via the coding sequence ATGCGGACCGCCGGGGCCGGGGCGCGCACCCGCATCGCGGACCGGATTGCGCGGCGCGATCCCGACCGGGACGCCCTGCGCCGGGCGCTGCGCGCGGCCTTGGTGGTGCCGGTGGCCGGCGGGCTGAGCTTCGCGCTTGCCGGCGGCAGTTCACAAACACCGATGTTCACAATCTTCGGTTCGGTGGCGCTGCTGGTGTTCTCCGATTTCCCGGGAAACCGGCAGAACCGCGCGGTGGCCTATCTGGGACTCGGCTTCAACGGATGCGTTCTCATCACCCTCGGCACCTTGGTCGCGCCGCATCCGTGGCCCGCGGTGGCGGCGATGTTCGCCCTCGGTGTCGCGGTGACCTTCTCCGGGGTGCTCAGCGAGACACTGGCCGCCGGCCAGCGTGCCACCCTGCTGACCTTCGTGCTGCCCGCCTGTACGCCGCCAGGTCCGGTCGGGGAACGCCTGCTCGGCTGGGCGATCGCGCTGGCGGTCTGTGTGCCTGCCGCGCTCTTCGTGCTGCCGCCGCGCCACCACGGTCAACTGCGCCGCCGCGCGGCGCGGGCGTGCGCCACCCTGGCCGACCGGCTGGACGGCGACGCGACAGCCGAGGATGTCACTCGGGCGATGGACGCGCTGCGGGAAACGTTCCTGGGAGCCGATTTTCGGCCGGTCGGCTTGACCGCGGGCAGCCGGGCACTGGTGCGTGTGGTCGACGACCTGGAATGGGTGGCCGATCGCACCGGCTCCTCGACCGGCGTCTTCCTGCGGGACAAGGATGCGGTGGTGAGGGTGCTGCGCGCCGCGGCCCGCGTGCTCAGCATCACCCGGCCTGCGGACCGCGAGATGGCTCGCGCGGAGCTGGAGGCCGCGCTGTTGGCGTTGCGCACCGCCGCGCGCGGGCGCTGGCGCGAGGACCTCGACGAGATCCTCGGTTGCGCCGACGACGACGAGGCCGTCGCGTTCGGCCGTGATCTGTTGCGCCGCCGCACCATTGCCGCGACGGTGATCGCCACCGGCCGCATCATCGCGGTGGCTGCCGCAGCCGACGCGCGCCCGGTGTGGGCGCGGGCGCTGGGCCGGCAGTTGCCTCCGACCGGCGCGTCGGACCGGCTGCTGCCGGAAACCGTTGCCGCCGCGGAGATCACCACCGGGTTCCTGGAGAACCGCTCTGTCGCGGTGCGCAACAGTTTGCGCACCGGACTCGGGCTGGCGCTGGCGGTGGCCGTGACCCACGTCTTTCCGGTCGAACACGGGTTCTGGGTGGTGCTCGGCGCGCTGTCGGTGCTGCGGAGCAGCGCCCTGACGACCGGTACGCGGGTGTGGCGTGCGGTGGTCGGCACCGGTATCGGGTTCTTGCTCGGTGCGTTGTTGATCGGTCTTGTCGGGGTGAACCCGGTGGTGCTGTGGATCCTGATGCCGCTGGCGGTGTTCGGCTCGGCCTACGTTCCCGAGATCGCGTCGTTCACCGCGGCGCAGGCCGCGTTCACGATGATGGTGCTCATCTTCTTCAACCTGATCGTTCCGACCGGCTGGGAGGTCGGCCTGATCCGGGTCGAGGACGTGTTCGTCGGCGCGATGGTGGGTGTGGTGGTGTCGGTGCTGATGTGGCCGCGCGGTGCGACCGCATCGGTGACACGCGCGATCGACTCGGCCCGGTTCGTCGCCGCCCGGTATCTGCGGGCGGCGGTGCTGCGCGTGACCCGCGGCGCGTACGAGGGCCGCAACGACGAGGTGGTGACCCTCGGCCACCAGGCGCTCGACGCGTCGCGCGTCATCGATGACGCTGTGCGGCAGTATCTTTCGGAGGGCAGCGGTGAGACCGACTTCCGCGCGCCGGTGGTGCGGTCGTTCAACCGCGCCACCCGGCTGCGCAGCGCCGCCGATCTGATCGCCGACATTCCGACCCCGCCGCCGCTGGGGGCCTACCCGAAGGTGCGCGCGGTACTGGAGTCCCACGTGGACGCGATCTGTCGGCGCGTCGCCGGCGAACCGACGGGGCACCGGGTGCCGATCAGTGAGGACTTCGTCCGCACGCTGCGCGCGGAGGCGATTCCCGACGACCTCGGTGTCGCCGCGGCGCTGCCGTTGCTCACCGCCGCCGCGGTGATCGGCGAGCTCGAGCTGATCTACCCGTGGGACCCGGAGGAGTCCTAG
- a CDS encoding DUF456 domain-containing protein, translating to MSIGGLVLVALVIAIGLVGIVVPILPGGILVIGAIAVWAFVVNTTVSWVVFAIAAALYVASQIIKYTWPVQRMRAADVRTSVLVVGGIAGVVGFFVIPVIGLLIGFVLGVFVAELGIRRDTTRAWVSTWHALKGVALSVGVELAGALLATVAWVVGVVLTA from the coding sequence ATGAGCATCGGCGGCCTCGTCCTCGTCGCGCTGGTGATCGCCATCGGACTGGTCGGCATCGTGGTGCCGATCCTGCCCGGCGGGATCCTGGTGATCGGCGCCATCGCGGTGTGGGCGTTCGTCGTCAACACCACGGTGTCCTGGGTGGTGTTCGCGATCGCGGCGGCGCTCTACGTCGCGTCGCAGATCATCAAGTACACCTGGCCGGTGCAGCGCATGCGCGCGGCCGACGTGCGTACCTCGGTCCTGGTCGTCGGCGGCATCGCCGGCGTCGTCGGCTTCTTCGTCATCCCCGTCATCGGGCTGCTGATCGGCTTCGTGCTCGGGGTGTTCGTCGCCGAACTCGGTATTCGGCGCGACACGACCCGCGCGTGGGTGTCGACGTGGCACGCGCTGAAGGGAGTCGCACTGTCCGTCGGCGTCGAACTGGCCGGCGCGCTGCTGGCGACCGTGGCGTGGGTGGTCGGTGTGGTGCTGACCGCTTGA
- a CDS encoding SDR family oxidoreductase: protein MPGVQDRVIVVTGAGGGLGREYALTLAREGASVVVNDLGGARDGTGAGSAMADEVVKEIKDAGGRAVANYDSVAEPEGAENIIKTAVDEFGKVDGVVSNAGILRDGTFHKMTFENWDAVLKVHLYGGYNVIRAAWPHFRENGFGRVVVATSTSGLFGNFGQANYGAAKLGLVGLINTLAQEGAKYNIKANAVAPIAATRMTQDILPPEVFEKLTPEYVAPIVSYLCTEEVPDTASVFIVGGGKVQRTALFQNQGVTFTEVPSVDDVAAKWGEITDLSAAERATFSLG, encoded by the coding sequence GTGCCTGGAGTGCAGGATCGTGTCATCGTCGTCACGGGTGCCGGAGGTGGACTGGGCCGCGAATACGCCCTGACGCTCGCGCGTGAGGGCGCCAGCGTCGTCGTCAACGACCTCGGTGGCGCGCGCGACGGCACCGGCGCCGGATCGGCGATGGCCGACGAGGTGGTCAAGGAGATCAAGGACGCCGGCGGCCGGGCCGTGGCGAACTACGACTCCGTCGCCGAGCCCGAGGGCGCCGAGAACATCATCAAGACCGCGGTCGACGAGTTCGGCAAGGTCGACGGCGTGGTGTCCAACGCGGGCATCCTGCGCGACGGCACCTTCCACAAGATGACGTTCGAGAACTGGGACGCCGTGCTGAAGGTGCACCTGTACGGCGGCTACAACGTGATCCGCGCGGCGTGGCCGCACTTCCGGGAGAACGGTTTCGGCCGCGTCGTCGTCGCGACCTCGACCAGTGGTCTGTTCGGCAACTTCGGCCAGGCCAACTACGGCGCCGCCAAGCTCGGCCTGGTCGGCCTGATCAACACGCTCGCCCAGGAAGGCGCCAAGTACAACATCAAGGCCAACGCCGTCGCGCCGATCGCCGCGACCCGTATGACGCAGGACATCCTGCCGCCCGAGGTGTTCGAGAAGCTGACCCCCGAATACGTCGCGCCGATCGTGTCGTACCTGTGCACCGAAGAGGTGCCCGACACCGCGTCGGTGTTCATCGTCGGCGGCGGCAAGGTGCAGCGGACCGCGCTGTTCCAGAACCAGGGTGTGACGTTCACCGAGGTGCCCTCGGTCGACGACGTCGCCGCCAAGTGGGGCGAGATCACCGATCTGTCGGCAGCCGAGCGGGCTACCTTCAGCCTCGGCTGA
- a CDS encoding pirin family protein, which translates to MPAITANTLELPRIGRPAATDTERPVRTITTGPRGFEGEGFPVVRAFAGVNPRDLDPFIHMDQMGEVEYEPGEPRGTDWHPHRGFETVTYMIDGRFAHQDSHGGGGLITDGATQWMTAGSGILHIETPPAELVESGGLFHGIQLWVNLPKQDKFAAPRYQAIEGEQAALLASDDGGALVRIIAGGIDGHTGPGATHTPITLAHATIEPGAQLNLPWNRDFNALLYVLSGRGTVGPVGHPIQQGQLAVLGPGDRISVSAEARQDSHRPALEVLLLGGKPIREPIFQYGPFVMNTKSQILEAVEDFQAGKFGAIPPDALRPHRPSR; encoded by the coding sequence ATGCCTGCTATCACCGCGAACACGCTGGAACTGCCGCGGATCGGACGACCCGCGGCCACCGATACAGAACGTCCCGTTCGGACCATCACCACCGGTCCGCGCGGCTTCGAGGGCGAGGGGTTCCCGGTCGTCCGGGCCTTCGCCGGGGTCAACCCCCGCGACCTCGACCCGTTCATCCACATGGACCAGATGGGCGAGGTCGAGTACGAGCCGGGCGAGCCGCGCGGCACCGACTGGCATCCGCATCGCGGCTTCGAGACCGTCACGTACATGATCGACGGGCGCTTCGCGCACCAGGACTCGCACGGCGGCGGCGGCCTGATCACCGACGGCGCCACCCAGTGGATGACCGCCGGCTCGGGCATCCTGCACATCGAGACACCGCCTGCCGAACTCGTCGAGAGCGGTGGGCTGTTCCACGGTATCCAGCTCTGGGTGAATCTGCCGAAGCAGGACAAGTTTGCCGCCCCGAGATATCAGGCGATCGAAGGGGAACAGGCCGCGCTGCTCGCGTCCGACGACGGCGGAGCGCTGGTGCGCATCATCGCCGGCGGCATCGACGGGCACACCGGGCCGGGTGCGACGCACACCCCGATCACGTTGGCGCACGCGACGATCGAGCCCGGTGCGCAACTGAACCTGCCGTGGAACCGGGACTTCAACGCGTTGTTGTACGTGCTGTCCGGCCGCGGCACGGTGGGCCCCGTCGGCCATCCGATCCAGCAGGGCCAGTTGGCGGTGCTCGGCCCCGGTGACCGCATCAGCGTGTCCGCCGAGGCCCGGCAGGACTCACACCGTCCCGCCCTCGAAGTACTGCTGTTGGGCGGCAAGCCGATCCGCGAGCCGATCTTCCAGTACGGACCGTTCGTGATGAACACCAAGTCCCAGATCCTGGAAGCCGTCGAGGATTTCCAGGCGGGCAAGTTCGGCGCGATCCCGCCGGACGCGCTGCGGCCGCACCGCCCGTCGCGATGA
- a CDS encoding TetR/AcrR family transcriptional regulator codes for MGAVSSREAFFDAGLEVLSDQGYGGLKLAEVCQRLGVTTGSFYHYFTNWGAYTTQLVKYWHDGLTVRVVEAVQSEPDPRERIGRLIEFGLSLPHGAESAIRVWSFIDPEVRSVQADVDRQRFQVLHDSALQIVENSRQAELFAAWAVYLLVGYEQALLPRDIAGLRWLVDQLLDALDAGRFESVPPGE; via the coding sequence ATGGGGGCGGTGTCATCGCGGGAGGCGTTCTTCGACGCGGGCCTGGAAGTCCTGTCCGATCAGGGCTATGGCGGGCTGAAGCTCGCCGAGGTGTGCCAGCGGCTCGGGGTCACGACCGGCTCGTTCTACCACTACTTCACCAACTGGGGCGCGTACACGACGCAGTTGGTGAAGTACTGGCACGACGGACTGACGGTGCGGGTGGTCGAGGCCGTGCAGTCCGAGCCCGATCCGCGCGAACGCATCGGCCGGCTCATCGAATTCGGCCTGTCCCTTCCGCACGGTGCGGAGTCTGCGATCAGGGTGTGGAGCTTCATCGACCCCGAGGTGCGGTCCGTCCAGGCCGACGTGGATCGCCAGCGGTTTCAGGTGCTCCACGACTCTGCGCTGCAGATCGTCGAGAACTCCCGCCAGGCGGAGCTGTTCGCGGCCTGGGCGGTCTACCTGCTGGTGGGCTACGAGCAGGCCCTGCTGCCGAGAGACATCGCGGGATTGCGGTGGCTGGTCGACCAGCTCCTCGACGCTCTCGACGCGGGCCGATTCGAGTCGGTGCCGCCCGGTGAGTGA
- a CDS encoding aldehyde dehydrogenase family protein, with protein MTTESVAPVQAAEGADIPAIVQRLRRTFATGRTRSVQWRKEQLHALERLMSENEGAITEALEKDLGRAPFEAWLADIASTTGEAAYAAKNVGKWMKRRYRLLEASQLPGRGWIEYEPYGTVLIIGAWNFPFALTLGPAVGAIAAGNTVVLKPSEVAPASSALMADLVPRYLDNDAVAVVEGDGAVSQELIAQGFDHLIFTGGTEIGRKVYESAATHLTPVTLELGGKSPVIVAKDADVEVAAKRIAWTKLINSGQICIAPDYVLVEAPVRDKLVDELRKTIDAFEAGNTAGKRIVNERHFNRLSNALAATKGKVAIGGSTDAANIKIAPTVVVDPDPAEPLMTDEIFGPILPVVTVQNLDEAITFVNSRPKPLAAYLFTKAKAVRERVIKEVPAGGMLVNHLLFHFATHKLPFGGVGPSGLGAYHGKFGFEEFSHRKSVLTKPTRPDLTAMIYPPYTEKAFKLARKLF; from the coding sequence ATGACCACCGAATCCGTAGCCCCAGTTCAGGCCGCCGAAGGCGCCGACATTCCCGCCATCGTGCAGCGACTGCGCCGCACCTTCGCGACCGGTCGCACCCGCAGCGTGCAGTGGCGCAAAGAGCAGTTGCACGCGCTGGAGCGGCTGATGAGCGAGAACGAAGGCGCGATCACCGAGGCGCTGGAAAAGGATCTGGGCCGCGCGCCGTTCGAGGCGTGGCTGGCCGACATCGCCAGCACCACCGGTGAGGCCGCCTATGCCGCCAAGAACGTCGGCAAGTGGATGAAGCGCCGCTACCGCCTGCTCGAGGCCTCCCAGCTGCCCGGCCGCGGGTGGATCGAGTACGAGCCCTACGGCACCGTGCTGATCATCGGCGCATGGAACTTCCCGTTCGCGCTGACCCTCGGACCGGCCGTCGGCGCGATCGCCGCCGGGAACACCGTCGTGCTGAAGCCGTCCGAGGTCGCCCCGGCGTCGTCGGCGCTGATGGCCGATCTGGTGCCGCGCTACCTGGACAACGACGCCGTCGCGGTCGTCGAGGGTGACGGCGCGGTCAGCCAGGAACTCATCGCGCAGGGCTTCGACCACCTGATCTTCACCGGCGGCACCGAGATCGGCCGCAAGGTCTACGAGAGTGCCGCCACGCATCTGACCCCGGTCACGCTGGAACTGGGTGGCAAGAGCCCGGTGATCGTCGCCAAGGACGCCGACGTCGAGGTCGCCGCCAAGCGCATCGCGTGGACCAAGCTGATCAACTCCGGCCAGATCTGCATCGCCCCGGACTACGTGCTGGTCGAGGCGCCGGTCCGGGACAAGCTCGTCGACGAACTCCGCAAGACCATCGATGCCTTCGAGGCCGGTAACACCGCAGGCAAGCGGATCGTCAACGAGCGGCACTTCAACCGGCTGTCCAACGCACTGGCCGCGACGAAGGGCAAGGTCGCCATCGGCGGCAGCACCGACGCCGCCAACATCAAGATCGCGCCCACCGTCGTCGTCGACCCGGACCCGGCCGAGCCGCTGATGACCGACGAGATCTTCGGCCCCATCCTGCCGGTCGTCACCGTGCAGAACCTCGACGAGGCGATCACCTTCGTCAACTCCCGGCCCAAGCCGCTGGCGGCCTACCTGTTCACCAAGGCCAAGGCGGTGCGAGAGCGCGTCATCAAGGAGGTCCCGGCGGGCGGCATGCTGGTCAACCACCTGCTGTTCCACTTCGCGACGCACAAGCTGCCGTTCGGCGGCGTCGGCCCGTCCGGTCTGGGCGCCTACCACGGCAAGTTCGGCTTCGAGGAGTTCAGCCACCGCAAGTCCGTGCTGACCAAGCCGACCCGACCCGACCTCACCGCGATGATCTACCCGCCGTATACAGAGAAGGCGTTCAAGCTGGCGCGCAAGCTGTTCTAG
- a CDS encoding alpha/beta fold hydrolase produces the protein MFSRSRPVAEIPAWFTTALADKPEHSHVDVEGAEIHIRVWGDRENPPLVLVHGGAAHSGWWDHIAPLLSATHRVVAPDLSGHGDSGTRESYDLRLWAREVMAAAAAESDGHPTIVGHSLGGWVTATAASLFGERINSIVVVDSPLRDRAPEERDLSRSSRSPKVYRTKDEIVGRFRPVPAQHGVLPYVSEHIASESVRRTLTGWVWKFDPGIFGGHLVEQTPAEQEVMEAMMNQMPCRVGYLRCENGLVPPEMAEVVKDILQLRGPFIELAEAGHHPMLDQPLPLVATLRTLLELWSIT, from the coding sequence GTGTTCTCGCGCTCCCGGCCGGTCGCCGAGATACCCGCGTGGTTCACCACCGCGCTGGCCGACAAGCCGGAGCACTCGCACGTCGACGTCGAGGGCGCCGAAATCCACATAAGGGTGTGGGGCGACCGCGAGAACCCGCCGCTGGTGCTGGTGCACGGCGGTGCCGCGCACTCCGGTTGGTGGGACCACATCGCGCCGCTGCTGTCGGCCACCCACCGCGTCGTCGCCCCCGACCTGTCGGGACACGGGGACAGCGGCACCAGGGAGTCCTACGATCTTCGGCTCTGGGCGCGCGAGGTGATGGCCGCCGCGGCCGCGGAGTCCGACGGGCACCCGACGATCGTCGGTCACAGCCTGGGCGGCTGGGTCACGGCGACGGCGGCGTCACTGTTCGGCGAGCGGATCAACAGCATCGTCGTGGTCGATTCGCCGCTGCGTGACCGTGCACCGGAGGAACGGGACCTCAGTCGTAGCAGCAGGTCCCCGAAGGTCTACCGCACCAAAGACGAGATCGTCGGCCGGTTCCGGCCGGTCCCCGCGCAGCACGGGGTGCTGCCGTACGTCTCGGAACACATCGCGAGCGAGTCGGTGCGGCGCACACTCACCGGGTGGGTGTGGAAGTTCGACCCGGGGATCTTCGGCGGGCACCTCGTCGAGCAGACTCCTGCCGAGCAGGAGGTCATGGAAGCGATGATGAACCAGATGCCCTGTCGCGTCGGCTATCTGCGGTGCGAGAACGGTCTGGTACCACCCGAGATGGCCGAAGTCGTCAAGGACATCCTGCAGCTGCGTGGCCCCTTCATCGAACTGGCCGAGGCCGGCCATCATCCGATGCTGGACCAGCCGCTGCCGCTGGTGGCCACCCTGCGCACGCTGCTGGAGCTCTGGTCGATCACGTGA
- a CDS encoding NADPH:quinone oxidoreductase family protein, with protein MKALVAQELTGPAGLAYTDVDEPGGTDAVVVDVGAAGVCFPDLLMLRGEYQMKVPAPFVPGLEVAGTVRSAPEGSGFVAGQRVSGFSLLGAWAERVALPVGSVVPTNPALDDGAAVCLLGNYYTMYFALHRRGGLRSGETVLVLGSGGGIGTASIQIAKALGAKVIAMVHRPSATDFVTSLGADVVLPLTDGWLDAVKAETGGRGVDLVVDPIGGDTFDDAVRALATEGRLLVIGFAAGGIPTVKVNRLLLRNVSVVGVGWGEFVNRTPGAQAEVGAALAELVDNGLKPPDPVRYPLSDGVAALQAFADGAVNGKLVLEP; from the coding sequence ATGAAAGCACTTGTCGCACAAGAGCTGACAGGTCCGGCAGGGCTGGCCTACACCGACGTCGATGAACCCGGCGGCACTGATGCCGTGGTCGTCGACGTCGGTGCGGCCGGCGTCTGCTTCCCGGACCTGCTGATGCTGCGGGGCGAATACCAGATGAAGGTGCCCGCGCCGTTCGTGCCAGGGCTGGAGGTCGCGGGCACTGTGCGGTCCGCCCCGGAAGGCTCGGGTTTCGTTGCCGGGCAGCGGGTTTCGGGTTTCAGCCTGCTCGGTGCGTGGGCCGAACGGGTGGCGCTGCCGGTGGGTAGCGTGGTCCCGACCAACCCGGCGCTCGACGACGGGGCGGCGGTCTGCCTGCTGGGCAACTACTACACGATGTACTTCGCGCTGCACCGCCGCGGCGGGCTGCGGTCGGGCGAGACGGTGCTGGTCCTCGGCTCGGGCGGCGGTATCGGTACCGCGTCGATCCAGATCGCGAAAGCTCTGGGCGCCAAGGTGATCGCGATGGTGCACCGGCCGTCGGCGACCGACTTCGTCACGTCGCTGGGCGCCGACGTGGTGCTGCCGCTGACCGACGGCTGGCTCGACGCGGTCAAGGCCGAGACCGGTGGCCGCGGCGTCGACCTGGTGGTCGACCCGATCGGCGGGGACACGTTCGACGATGCGGTCCGAGCGTTGGCGACCGAGGGCCGCCTGCTGGTGATCGGCTTCGCGGCGGGCGGCATCCCGACGGTAAAGGTGAACCGGCTGCTGCTGCGTAACGTGAGCGTCGTCGGCGTCGGCTGGGGCGAGTTCGTCAACCGCACACCGGGCGCGCAGGCCGAGGTCGGTGCGGCGCTGGCCGAACTCGTCGACAACGGCCTTAAACCACCAGACCCGGTGCGGTACCCGCTGTCTGACGGGGTGGCGGCGCTGCAGGCATTCGCCGACGGCGCGGTGAACGGCAAGCTGGTCCTGGAACCGTAA
- a CDS encoding class I SAM-dependent methyltransferase → MSSLRTDNDTWDIASSVGATAVMVAAARAAETERPNPLINDPYAKLLIAGAGTSGAWQFIADQAAVARIAETDPEIGAMFEHMSSYQAVRTHFFDAFFADAAAAGIRQIVILASGLDSRAYRLAWPAGTTVFEIDQPLVLEYKTSRLAEHGVAPTADRREVPIDLRQDWPTALKAAGFDPAQPTAWLAEGLLMYLPADAQDRLFEQITALSAPGSRVAAESIGNHAPDRREKMRERFASITAQIGVDEPMDIAELTYEDDNRANVADWLNTHGWQAEPTAAQDEMRRLGRFVEIPEADEESFSTFTTGVKS, encoded by the coding sequence ATGAGTTCGCTTCGCACCGACAACGACACCTGGGACATCGCGTCCAGCGTCGGCGCCACCGCCGTCATGGTTGCCGCGGCCCGAGCCGCCGAGACCGAGCGCCCGAACCCCCTGATCAACGATCCGTACGCGAAGCTGCTGATCGCCGGCGCCGGAACCAGCGGGGCCTGGCAGTTCATCGCCGACCAGGCCGCGGTCGCGCGCATCGCCGAGACCGACCCCGAGATCGGCGCGATGTTCGAGCACATGAGCAGCTACCAGGCTGTACGCACCCACTTCTTCGACGCGTTCTTCGCCGACGCGGCCGCCGCCGGCATCCGTCAGATCGTGATCCTGGCCTCCGGCCTGGACTCGCGGGCCTACCGGCTGGCGTGGCCCGCCGGCACCACAGTCTTCGAGATCGACCAGCCGCTGGTGCTGGAGTACAAGACGTCGCGGCTGGCCGAACACGGCGTGGCGCCCACCGCGGACCGCCGCGAAGTACCCATCGACCTGCGCCAGGACTGGCCTACCGCGCTCAAGGCCGCCGGCTTCGACCCGGCCCAGCCGACCGCGTGGCTGGCCGAAGGCCTGCTGATGTACCTGCCCGCCGATGCCCAGGACCGGCTGTTCGAACAGATCACCGCGCTCAGCGCGCCCGGGAGCCGGGTCGCCGCGGAGTCGATCGGGAATCACGCACCGGACCGACGCGAGAAGATGCGGGAGCGTTTCGCGTCCATCACCGCGCAGATCGGCGTCGACGAGCCGATGGACATCGCCGAACTGACCTACGAAGACGACAACCGCGCCAACGTCGCCGACTGGCTCAACACCCACGGCTGGCAGGCCGAGCCCACCGCGGCCCAGGACGAGATGCGCCGCCTCGGCCGCTTCGTCGAGATCCCGGAGGCCGACGAGGAGTCGTTCTCGACGTTCACCACCGGGGTCAAGTCCTGA